In Bufo gargarizans isolate SCDJY-AF-19 chromosome 6, ASM1485885v1, whole genome shotgun sequence, a single genomic region encodes these proteins:
- the LOC122940419 gene encoding T-box transcription factor TBX6-like isoform X1 — MQNFGLPGATVFYAIRCQQKRIYIALYTVIKIVLYFLAEIISTRWRSIRDRFMRDLNHERTAPSGSGTSRRKPYQYAPHLQFLQRCFQQRMTHSSTLPPEAEPVEHEDSTEQLSGRSTDQTSLPSQSQDSALESRGRQTETCAQIENTRQFSSSAFDRVLSRPRPLRRPHRVFEDLALIFRDCLLKIEEEQTRYKQELTSMINHVKVVCRPEPLNHNHQFLLTLSHWMDNMTPEQNCDCRVTLIKTVWNIKHAPSSNFVPLAQSYPPATSYPTSMTSPPAHSYSEPHIAPQSQNFQQSQNLALSQNFSHSQNFPPSKTLPTYHNFPQAQNVGTAQNFPALQNFPSTSHIFIPSQSHPPSQRQPTSHQYPTAHTFPPSQSHSTSVRYQPASTFQETLSQSQSQLPSYVSAQTPFQSNNTGSSQTRLQTPSPDVISMSTPNKISINEGVSTSVFPTPTTFTTPFSNKSVPYQSDTDSYSLHTPQHQQQGEYVRPQHSFMQSLLDQSAEDAGSPTAAPGKAPFTQPPP; from the exons ATGCAGAATTTTGGACTGCCTGGGGCAACAGTTTTTTATGCAATCCGATGTCAacagaaaagaatatatatagcattatatacgGTTATTAAAATTGTTCTTTATTTTCTAGCTGAAATCATATCAACACGCTGGAGGTCAATACGCGATAGGTTTATGCGTGACCTCAATCATGAACGAACGGCGCCAAGTGGTTCGGGTACTTCTCGGAGGAAACCTTACCAATATGCACCACATCTTCAATTTCTTCAACGTTGTTTTCAGCAGCGCAT GACTCATTCAAGCACACTCCCTCCTGAAGCAGAACCTGTTGAACATGAGGACTCAACCGAACAATTGTCTGGACGATCTACCGATCAAACTTCATTACCATCTCAGTCACAGGATTCTGCTCTGGAGTCGCGCGGCCGGCAAACTGAGACATGTGCTCAGATTGAAAATACTCGACAGTTCAGTTCTTCTGCCTTTGACAGAGTTTTAAGTAGGCCGAGGCCACTTCGAAGACCACATAGAGTCTTTGAGGATCTTGCACTGATCTTCCGAGATTGTTTATTAAAAATAGAGGAGGAGCAAACTCGGTATAAGCAAGAGTTAACTTCCATGATCAATCATGTCAAGGTAGTTTGTCGTCCAGAACCCCTTAACCATAATCATCAGTTTCTCTTAACGTTAAGTCATTGGATGGACAACATGACTCCAGAGCAGAATTGTGATTGTCGAGTGACATTGATCAAAACTGTTTGGAATATTAAACACGCACCATCCTCTAATTTTGTTCCTCTGGCTCAGTCGTATCCACCAGCCACCTCCTACCCAACATCCATGACTTCTCCACCTGCTCACTCATACTCTGAGCCACATATCGCTCCCCAGTCACAAAACTTTCAACAGTCACAAAACTTAGCCCTATCCCAAAACTTTAGCCACTCCCAAAACTTTCCCCCATCCAAAACTTTACCTACGTACCACAACTTCCCACAGGCCCAAAACGTAGGCACTGCACAAAACTTTCCAGCTTTACAGAACTTTCCATCAACATCCCACATCTTTATTCCATCCCAAAGCCATCCACCGTCCCAAAGACAACCTACGTCCCACCAATACCCAACGGCTCACACATTTCCACCTTCTCAAAGCCATAGCACATCCGTCAGATATCAACCTGCATCAACCTTTCAAGAGACTTTAAGCCAATCTCAATCACAGCTACCTTCCTATGTCTCTGCACAAACACCTTTCCAATCCAACAACACTGGAAGTTCCCAAACACGTCTACAGACACCAAGTCCAGATGTGATTTCTATGTCAACTCCAAATAAAATCTCCATAAACGAAGGTGTTTCCACCTCCGTTTTTCCCACTCCAACCACTTTTACTACCCCTTTCTCAAACAAATCTGTTCcataccaatctgatactgattcaTATTCCCTTCATACCCCACAACATCAACAACAGGGTGAATATGTCAGACCACAACATTCGTTCATGCAATCACTTCTAGACCAAAGTGCAGAAGATGCTGGGTCCCCAACTGCAGCCCCAGGAAAGGCTCCATTCACTCAACCACCACCCTAG
- the LOC122940419 gene encoding extensin-like isoform X2, whose translation MRDLNHERTAPSGSGTSRRKPYQYAPHLQFLQRCFQQRMTHSSTLPPEAEPVEHEDSTEQLSGRSTDQTSLPSQSQDSALESRGRQTETCAQIENTRQFSSSAFDRVLSRPRPLRRPHRVFEDLALIFRDCLLKIEEEQTRYKQELTSMINHVKVVCRPEPLNHNHQFLLTLSHWMDNMTPEQNCDCRVTLIKTVWNIKHAPSSNFVPLAQSYPPATSYPTSMTSPPAHSYSEPHIAPQSQNFQQSQNLALSQNFSHSQNFPPSKTLPTYHNFPQAQNVGTAQNFPALQNFPSTSHIFIPSQSHPPSQRQPTSHQYPTAHTFPPSQSHSTSVRYQPASTFQETLSQSQSQLPSYVSAQTPFQSNNTGSSQTRLQTPSPDVISMSTPNKISINEGVSTSVFPTPTTFTTPFSNKSVPYQSDTDSYSLHTPQHQQQGEYVRPQHSFMQSLLDQSAEDAGSPTAAPGKAPFTQPPP comes from the exons ATGCGTGACCTCAATCATGAACGAACGGCGCCAAGTGGTTCGGGTACTTCTCGGAGGAAACCTTACCAATATGCACCACATCTTCAATTTCTTCAACGTTGTTTTCAGCAGCGCAT GACTCATTCAAGCACACTCCCTCCTGAAGCAGAACCTGTTGAACATGAGGACTCAACCGAACAATTGTCTGGACGATCTACCGATCAAACTTCATTACCATCTCAGTCACAGGATTCTGCTCTGGAGTCGCGCGGCCGGCAAACTGAGACATGTGCTCAGATTGAAAATACTCGACAGTTCAGTTCTTCTGCCTTTGACAGAGTTTTAAGTAGGCCGAGGCCACTTCGAAGACCACATAGAGTCTTTGAGGATCTTGCACTGATCTTCCGAGATTGTTTATTAAAAATAGAGGAGGAGCAAACTCGGTATAAGCAAGAGTTAACTTCCATGATCAATCATGTCAAGGTAGTTTGTCGTCCAGAACCCCTTAACCATAATCATCAGTTTCTCTTAACGTTAAGTCATTGGATGGACAACATGACTCCAGAGCAGAATTGTGATTGTCGAGTGACATTGATCAAAACTGTTTGGAATATTAAACACGCACCATCCTCTAATTTTGTTCCTCTGGCTCAGTCGTATCCACCAGCCACCTCCTACCCAACATCCATGACTTCTCCACCTGCTCACTCATACTCTGAGCCACATATCGCTCCCCAGTCACAAAACTTTCAACAGTCACAAAACTTAGCCCTATCCCAAAACTTTAGCCACTCCCAAAACTTTCCCCCATCCAAAACTTTACCTACGTACCACAACTTCCCACAGGCCCAAAACGTAGGCACTGCACAAAACTTTCCAGCTTTACAGAACTTTCCATCAACATCCCACATCTTTATTCCATCCCAAAGCCATCCACCGTCCCAAAGACAACCTACGTCCCACCAATACCCAACGGCTCACACATTTCCACCTTCTCAAAGCCATAGCACATCCGTCAGATATCAACCTGCATCAACCTTTCAAGAGACTTTAAGCCAATCTCAATCACAGCTACCTTCCTATGTCTCTGCACAAACACCTTTCCAATCCAACAACACTGGAAGTTCCCAAACACGTCTACAGACACCAAGTCCAGATGTGATTTCTATGTCAACTCCAAATAAAATCTCCATAAACGAAGGTGTTTCCACCTCCGTTTTTCCCACTCCAACCACTTTTACTACCCCTTTCTCAAACAAATCTGTTCcataccaatctgatactgattcaTATTCCCTTCATACCCCACAACATCAACAACAGGGTGAATATGTCAGACCACAACATTCGTTCATGCAATCACTTCTAGACCAAAGTGCAGAAGATGCTGGGTCCCCAACTGCAGCCCCAGGAAAGGCTCCATTCACTCAACCACCACCCTAG